From the genome of Tachysurus fulvidraco isolate hzauxx_2018 chromosome 14, HZAU_PFXX_2.0, whole genome shotgun sequence:
gtgtgtgtgtgtgtgtgtgtgtgtgtgtgtgtgtgtgtgtgtgtgtgtgtgtgtgtgtgtatgttgtgctcagtacagttcagttattaaggagtctgatggtttgtgggaagaaactgttacacagtctggtcatgaggccCAAACGCTTTTTACCAGATGACAggagggtgaagtgtgtgtgtgaggggtgtgtggggagaagagtgtgtgtgaggggtgtgtggggtgaagagtgtgtgtgaggagtttgtggggtgaagagtgtgtgtgaggggtgtgtggggagaagagtgtgagtgaggtatgtgtggggtgaagagtgtgtgtggggtgaagagtgtgtgtgaggggtgtgtggggtgaagagtgtgtgtgaggggtgtgtggggagaagagtgtgtgcgaggtgaagagtgtgtgtgaggggtgtgtggggtgaagagtgtgtgtggggtgaagagtgtgtgtgtggggtgtgtggggtgaagagtgtgtgtgaggggtctgtgtggtgaagagtgtgtgtgaggtttgtgtgaggtccacaatgctgttggctttactgatgcagtgtgtggtgtaagtgtccatgacagagagaagagacacCAGTGATCTTCTCAgatgtcctcactatctgctgcagggtctgTGATCTGAGATGGTGCGGTTctcaaaccagacagtgatgcagctgctcagaatcctctgtagaacatggtcaggatgggtgggggggggggatgtgcctttctcagccttcataagaagtagagacCCTGCTTgactttcttggtgatggagctggtgttgagtgaccaggtgaagttctcctcTAGAtaaacaccaagaaatttggtgctcttgacgatccgtcgatgttcagtggagagcgttctctctgtgttctcctgaagtcagcaaccatctctttagttttatccacaGTCAGTTTGCAGAGTAGTAACCATAGTAACCACTGCACCCCGAGAACACCTCACAACACCACCCAGGCCGACGCCACACATGCAGTTTCACTACCATCATTTCACCGATGaagtgttttaataaacatcACAAGGATTTGTATCTTTatcatggttttatttttccacacaTCATTACACAGATTAGCAAACGACTGCTGCATCTTTAgtctgactgagtgtgtgtgtgtgtgtgtgtgtgtgtgtgtgtgtgtgtgtgtgtgtgtgtgtgtgtgtgtgtgtgtgtgtgtgtccactaaGCAGGTCTCTCACATACATATCTATAACTTAGTGTACAGTCTGCATCGTTCCAAAGCCTGTGTGTTGTTACATAGATGTTTACTGGATGAATCTGCCCACAGTCTTCTCCATTCATACGCTGGTGCCAGTCATCTGGCTGGCCATTGTCCcagaaactgcacacacacacaagacacacacataaacacacacacaagacacacacataaacacacacacagacatctacCAATGTTTATGTTTAGCCTGAGATTTGAGATGAAGGTAACGATGGAtttgaggatgatgatgatgatgatgatgtgtgtgtgtgtgtgtgtgtgtgtgtgtgtgtgtgtgtgtgtgtgtgtgtgtgtgtgtgtgtgtgtgtgtgtgtgtgtgtgtgtgtgtgtgtgtgtgtgtgtgtgtgttgggtttgtgGGGTTTTGGGTTACAGGAACATCATCAGGATTTGAAATTCCAGTTATTGATTCACAATTTGAGGTTAGAGATAATGGCTCAGGATTTAAGGCTATAGATAACATTAAGATTTGTGGTCAGGTTAATGGCTCAGGGTTCGAGCTGCTTCGTGTCTGAGTTCTTACTGCTCAGTCGATTCAAAGTCTGTTCCATCGACCCAGCTCCACTTTCCCTCACCCTCTACCTCGATCAGACCTATCCAATAACTCAGGTTGTCATCAACCACCTGAGATATGTACTCCtgaaaacgagagagagagggagacatgGCTAggtaatattatttatttatttatttatttatttatttatttatttatttattgtccttGTGTGTTTTAGTTGTTCTGCATTTCCTCGTCTGTGTTATTACACCACGTTATTAACAGGTGTTAgagatcagatcagtgtgtaGGGTTTACCATCTCCTCCTGGTCGTTCACCACCAGCAGATGAGCCCTTCTCAGATCGCAGTCCTTCTCTGCGTTGTGCCAGTTCCGACTCTGAGTAGATGTGTAATAACACTTGTTTTTGTAAAAGACCCAATTTTCCTCACAGGAACCTGAACAAGAACATTTTACATGAGTGTGCAGACAGCAGAGGAGacacgacagacagacagacagactgaataAGTAAATGAAGACCAGACAAACGCAGCCTCACCTCTTACTGGCAGCATCACTGTGGGATGTGAGTCTACAGGAGAGATGAGTCATGATACATCGACAGTcacaaacagaaatacagtCTATATGGTCAGTGTAAAGCTCGG
Proteins encoded in this window:
- the LOC113638850 gene encoding hepatic lectin-like, which translates into the protein MEAMQYDRFSSSETENSQRCRNESPLYTPNQQNRRIYIMIGALAVFLLLLTLSMGIKITQVNQQVSDLVSSMQAYSTSKKAAQTDSHPTVMLPVRGSCEENWVFYKNKCYYTSTQSRNWHNAEKDCDLRRAHLLVVNDQEEMEYISQVVDDNLSYWIGLIEVEGEGKWSWVDGTDFESTEHFWDNGQPDDWHQRMNGEDCGQIHPVNIYVTTHRLWNDADCTLSYRYVCERPA